GGCGCTGCATCAGCCGGTGGCTGTCGATTTGCGTGAAACGGCTACTGTGCTGAAGATCAACAACGATCTGGAACGCATCGCTGACCTGGCAGTGAATATTGCAGAGCGGACGATTGGATTGTCGCATTACCCGAATTTTCGCATCCCTTCCTCGCTGGAGTCCATGACCAAAGTCACGGTTTCCATGCTGCGTGATGCCATTGATGCTTTTGTGGATTTTGATACTGAAAAAGCGCGTGATGTCTGTAAGCGGGATGACATCGTTGACGGATATAATCGTGAGATTATCAATGAGATTTATCTGTTAATGCAAACCGATGCAGAATTAATAAAGCCGGCACTACATTTCTTTTCTTCAGCGCGTCACATCGAACGTATTGCCGACCATACAACCAATATTGCGGAAGATGTGATTTATCTGACGGAAGGCGAAATTGTTCGTCACCGTCATAAAGAAACATTTTCTTCCTGATTTATTTTGTTTAGATGGTGTAAGAAAAAGATATGTCAAAGAAACGCATTCTTGTGATTGAAGATGATCGTTCTCTCTCTGAAGTTCTCGCATACAATCTGCGACAGGAGAAATACGATGCGGTTGTAGCCTTGGATGGGATGGATGGGCTGCGTCAGGCACAACTTAAAACTCCGGATCTGATTATTCTGGACCTGATGCTTCCGCAAATGGATGGCCTGGAAGTTTGTCGCAGGCTCCGGTCTGACCCTGTAACCTGCAACGTACTGATTCTGATGCTGACGGCAAAATCGGAAGAGACAGATCAGGTGGTCGGGTTTACGCTGGGCGCGGATGATTATGTGACGAAGCCTTTTAGTGTGAAAATTCTGCTGGAACGAATTAAAGCATTGCTCAGACGCCGTGAGAGT
This window of the Gimesia fumaroli genome carries:
- the phoU gene encoding phosphate signaling complex protein PhoU, which gives rise to MTKHLQRDMESLEREIITQSSLVEEMISKASRALYEVQVDLANEVIEKERAINESEVKIEEDCLKILALHQPVAVDLRETATVLKINNDLERIADLAVNIAERTIGLSHYPNFRIPSSLESMTKVTVSMLRDAIDAFVDFDTEKARDVCKRDDIVDGYNREIINEIYLLMQTDAELIKPALHFFSSARHIERIADHTTNIAEDVIYLTEGEIVRHRHKETFSS
- a CDS encoding response regulator; translated protein: MSKKRILVIEDDRSLSEVLAYNLRQEKYDAVVALDGMDGLRQAQLKTPDLIILDLMLPQMDGLEVCRRLRSDPVTCNVLILMLTAKSEETDQVVGFTLGADDYVTKPFSVKILLERIKALLRRRESNGEATDTIVSQGVMIDRRRHRVMIDDVPISLTRSEFELLEALVRQPGRVFSRAELIDAALGDDALVLERTIDVHIRALRQKLDKHSELIETVRGVGYRFRDPDTAFKKQTT